The following DNA comes from Weissella koreensis KACC 15510.
CACGTGAAGGAGCTACGTAAGACAAACGAGTTTGTCCGTTTCCCATAGCTTCCATGTTTAACATTTCACCCTTACGTTGGTTCAATGAATCGATAACAGATGAAGCATATTCATCTGGTGTATCAATTTGAACAGATTCGTACGGTTCTGATTGAACGCCATCAATCTCACGATAGATAACTTGTGGACGAGAAGCTTGTAATTCAAAGCCTTCACGACGCATTGTTTCAATCAAGATAGAAAGGTGCAATTCACCACGACCAGAGACTAACCAAGCACCAGCTTCATCAGTATCTTCAACACGCAAAGAAACGTCAGTATGCAATTCTCGACGAAGACGATCTTCAATTTGACGGGCCGTTACAAACTTACCTTCGCGACCAGCGAACGGTGAGTCATTTTGACGGAAAGTCATTTGCAAAGTTGGTTCATCGATACGCAAAACAGGCAATGCTTCAGGATGCTCAGGATCAGCAACTGTTTCACCAACTGAAATTTCTTCCATTCCAGCAAGTGCAATCAAGTCACCAGCTTCGGCTTGTTCGATTTCAACTCGGTCAAGTCCAATAAATCCAAACAACTTAGTAACTCGGAAAGTTTGAGTTGTTCCATCTAATTTCATAACTTCAACAGAATCACCAAGCTTGATAGTTCCACGGAAGACACGTCCAATACCAATACGACCAAGGAAGTCATTATAGTCAAGCAAAGCAACTTGGAATTGCAATGGCTCATCTGAATTATCTTCAGGGGCTGGAATTGTTTCGAATACCTTGTCAAAGACAGGCTTCATTGTGTGTTCTTGCTTATCAACTTCTGGATCTAATGAAGATGTTCCGTTCATAGCTGAAGCAAAGATAACTGGGAATTCCAATTGTTCTTCATCAGCTCCAAGCTCAATGAACAAATCCAAAACTTCATCGACTACTTCAGAAGGACGAGCCCCTGGACGGTCAACTTTGTTAACTACCACAATTGGAGTTAAGTTTTGTTCAAAAGCCTTTTTCAAAACGAAACGAGTTTGTGGCATTGTTCCTTCAAAGGCATCAACAACCAACAAAACTCCATCAACCATCTTCATGATACGTTCAACTTCACCACCGAAGTCAGCGTGGCCGGGAGTATCAACGATGTTAATTTGCTTATCTCCAACCTTAACGGCTGTGTTTTTAGCTAAGATTGTGATTCCACGTTCTTTTTCAAGATCGTTTGTATCCATTGCTCGATCAGTAATGTTATTACGAGCATCCAATGTATCTGATTGCTTCAATAATTCATTCACCAACGTGGTCTTACCATGATCGACGTGGGCGATGATTGCAATGTTACGAATATTATCGCGTTTTGCCAAATTCCTGTTCTCCTTGACGTTTTCGTCACTTTAATTTCTTTTTACTATTCTACACCAAATGTCACAAAATAAAACGCCAAATTGACCTTTTAAAGGTTACTTGACGTATTTGTCAACATTTTAATGTCTGCCATAACCTGTTTTTGAGATGCTAAGATGACATTTGATGATAACATGTCTAACGGTTGACCGTCAAGTGTTTCTACTTGTAACCCTAGACTCCGGCATAGGACTAATCCTGCCGCAAAATCCCAAGGTTTTAAGACACTGGTAAATCCTCCACATTGACCTTTTAATAGCCGAATAAATGAAATACCCGCGGAACCATAAACCCGATAACCTAGAGCCATTCGGGCAATGTTTTGATATTGATAATGATCATATAACAAATGAGTCCCTGAAAAAGAAATTATACTTTGATCTAATTTATTCTCAGTCGGTTCTTCCATTGTGGCTTTATTTAATCGGACACCTTGTGTAGGCCCCCCATGAACGACTTCATTTTTAACAACATCCATAATCCAAGCTCCTTGAGCCTCGCCATCATAAAAATAAGCTAGCATGGAAGCATATTCATCATGTTGTTTGACAAAATTCATCGTACCATCAATAGGATCAATAATCCAAACTGGGCCGTCTAGATTATTAACTTCATCCCCAAATCCCTCTTCACTTAAAATTCGAGCTGCTGGATTTAATTGTTTAATCTTTGCAATATACATTTGTTCAACAGTACGATCTAAATTAGTGACTAAATCACGGGCATTACTTTTAGTTTTAATAGTTAATGGATTTTTTATTTCTTTCAAAATAAATTGACGAATTTCATCCATCCATTCCAAAACTAAGGTATCCAATTGCGCATTATTAATCGGCAATTTGTCCATCTAGGCCTCCATCATCAAAACCTTTTTATTAGTTTGGCGTGCTGCTTGAATTGTCCGATAAATACTATATTCTGAAGTCGTTTCAAATTGCCGACCAAGTTGTTTTTCTTCACTTTTGCTAGTTACAACCGATTTAAAGCCTTGATACGCATTTAGCAACTTGTCTACTTCAACTCCACCTTCATAAGCTTTTGCCACTGATGAATAAAGTGCGCTGACTTTAATAATGTCATCTTTTGACCACCCATTCAAAAGGGGATAGTCGAAATTTAAATCACTTTTCATATTTTATTACCCCAAATATTTGGCATTATCAATTTGATGCCATGGTTCATCACTTTTAATATGATCATAATAAAGAGTTCCCTTTAAATGATCAATTTCATGTTGGAACACAATTGCTGGATAACCTTCCAACTTCAAGTCGTGACTTTCACCTAGTTCATCTTGATAGCGAACTGTAATTCGATATGAACGATGAACATAACCAGGTCGATCTTCATCAACTGAAAGACAACCTTCCCCAATAGTTAAAGCACATTGCTTAACAGATTGTCGAATAATAACTGGATTAAAGATCACTCCTTTGAAGAAATACTTAGGTTCCTCTTCTTCCACACTATCTTCAAAATCTTCAGCTTCATCATCCCAAGCTTGTTCATCTTCTTCAGGAATTAAAATAGCTGAGAACTGCTTTGATATGCCAACTTGAGGGGCTGCTAGCCCAACTCCTGGTCGCAAATCATATTTTTCGTTTAATTCTTCGTCCTGGCTAATCACTAGATATTCCATCATATTGTGCATAGCAGCCTGATCATCAGCACTTAAAGGAAATTCGACTTTCCCAGCCTGCTGTCGCAAGACTTCTGATGGGTCTCGGACGATATCTTTCATTAGATACATTTATGTACGCCTCCATATACGTTTTTATCATTAACTTTAATTATAACCTAATTTGTGAATTTAAGTTATGTTTGAAATGGTTGGTTTAATTTCTTTAGATCATGTAAATAAGCAACGGTTTGCTGGTTGCTTACATTTGCAACATCAATATGCAAAATGGGATGAATTTGGTCATACCATAAATCAGTGATAACAATTGGTGCAATCTCAGTATCAAGTTTAGGTAGATTTTTATCAGCACAATATTGCTTTAAATCATTATTAAAATGCTGTTGTAGTTCTTTTGGATCCAACCGTTGCTCATAATAAATTTTAATTTCAAACGCCATAACATTATGACCCCAAATATTAGCAGTTAATGTTGAATTGATATTCTTTGGTAACTTTAATCCATGCTCAAACGTCGTATTTTTAAATAAATAATTAATAGCCTCATTCACCAACTGCTGAGAATGAATAATTTCAATTTCTGTCTTACGACGGCCAACAAGATGCTTAATTCTAATCGTTAATAAAATACCAATGATAATAATGGCCCCGATAATTAAGACTATTGTCATTTATTTTTTCCTCCGCTATACCTTAATATTTTTGCATAGGTTAACATACCTATGTTTATTGTTCATATCATTACTAATTTATTGTGTTTTAAAGTATAATATTGCATACTAGCTACGAATTTTGAAGGAGAGTAAGATGTTAAAAAAAAGATTATTAACTTTTTCGTTAATCATTTGTTTACTGATCGGTTTAATATGGGCTTGGAATCACCACATTAATCAACCCACTATGCAAAATAAGACTATTCTTAAAACAAAAGAAAAAAGCAGTCTTGCGACAAAACCGACCTACCATACGGATCATAATTTACTAGTAGTAAATAAAAAGCATCCTCTAACTCAAGATTATAATCCATTTAAAGGCGCTTTAGATACTAATAACCCTGATGGAGGTGGTCTTTCCGAAAATGCTAATCAAGCAAAGAATGAAATCATTGCAGCCCTTCAAGCAGCCGGCTTTCCAATTTCAAACCAAGTTTCTGGTTATCGATCATACCAATATCAAACAACATTATACAATAATTATGTCGCAAATCATGGTCAAAAGGAAGCCGATACTTTCTCTGCTCGTCCAGGTTACTCAGAACATCAAAGTGGTTTAGCCTTTGATTTAACTGGTCAAAATGGTCAGCTACCAACGGATGATAAGATGTACAAATGGTTGCAAAATAACGCTTATAAGTATGGACTTATTATCCGATTCCCTAGACATTCCAGCACACAAACCGGTTATATTGGTGAAGAATGGCATCTCCGCTATGTTGGCATTAACAATGCTACTACAATGAATAAAAAAAAGATTTCAACACTTGAAGAATATACTGGTGTAAAGGGTGGTGATTACCATCCAGATGCTAGTCAAGATCAACTAGCGGTTAATGAATAAAATATATATAATCCCATAAATTAGACTAAAATAGTTTGATTTATGGAATTTTTTAGTAGGTCTCATTTCACTTTTACGCCTAACCCAAGGGTTCTATTATTACTTAAACCTTAATTCATGTTACAATATTAGTCAGGAAACATTTCTGTTAGCACATTTCGAGTCTTTTAAAACGATGAAAAGGGCTCAGAAAAAAATTATTTTATTAAAAGGAGCTAAATCAATATGATTTACAAAGTTTATTTCCAACCAACTAAGACTCAAAACCCCAAGCGGGAAAGCACTAAGTCACTTTACATTGAGGCACCTGATTTACCAACTGCTCGTTTGGCGGTTGAAACTAACACCGAATACAATGTTGAGCAAATCGAAGAGCTTTCTGAGGCTGCGTTGACTTATGAGCAACAAAGCCTTGGTGAACGGTTTAAATTAACGGAGTTCTAATATGGCAATGGATATTGATGTACAACCTAATGAAGCAGCAGTTTATGCTTTAGGTGGTCTAGGAGAAATCGGGAAAAATACTTATGCCGTACAATATGGTGATGACATCGTCGTCATTGACGCCGGAGTTAAGTTTCCAGAAGATGAACTATTAGGAATCGATTATGTTATTCCTGATTATTCATATCTTGTAGAAAATATTGATAAAGTGCGCGGTTTGGTAATTACCCACGGGCACGAAGATCATATTGGAGCCATTCATTTTTTCTTGGAAGCTGTAAACGTACCAGTTTATGCTGGTCCCCTAGCAGCTGCTCTGATCACAAATAAATTAGAAGAACATGGTCTAACTAACCGTACTGAACTAAATATCATTGGCGAAGATGATGTTTTAACATTCGGTGAATTATCAGTTGAGTTTTTCCGAACTACCCACTCGATTCCCGATACATTTGGAGTCGCAGTTCATACACCAGTTGGCGTAATTGTCGAGACAGGTGATTTTAAATTTGATCTGACTCCAACTACCCACCAGCCACCTAACTTGCAAAAAATGGCACGTTTGGGTGCTGAGGGTGTTCTCTTATTAATGTCGGATTCAACTAACGCCGAACGTGCTGAGTTTTCAAAGTCTGAACGCTGGGTAGGTAAAACAATTGATCAATTATTTGATGATATTACTGGTCGAATTATATTTGCTACCTTTGCTTCAAATATGTCTCGAGTTCAAATGGCTACCGAATCTGCTTTAGCGCATGGTCGTAAAATTGCTGTCTTCGGGCGTTCAATGGATACAGCAGTCAGAAACGGATTAGCTTTAGGTTATTTAGATATTCCTGAAGATATGTTAATTGACGCCCATGAGGCCAATAAATTACCACCTGAAAAAGTGTTAATCCTATCGACTGGTTCTCAA
Coding sequences within:
- a CDS encoding M15 family metallopeptidase yields the protein MLKKRLLTFSLIICLLIGLIWAWNHHINQPTMQNKTILKTKEKSSLATKPTYHTDHNLLVVNKKHPLTQDYNPFKGALDTNNPDGGGLSENANQAKNEIIAALQAAGFPISNQVSGYRSYQYQTTLYNNYVANHGQKEADTFSARPGYSEHQSGLAFDLTGQNGQLPTDDKMYKWLQNNAYKYGLIIRFPRHSSTQTGYIGEEWHLRYVGINNATTMNKKKISTLEEYTGVKGGDYHPDASQDQLAVNE
- the typA gene encoding translational GTPase TypA: MAKRDNIRNIAIIAHVDHGKTTLVNELLKQSDTLDARNNITDRAMDTNDLEKERGITILAKNTAVKVGDKQINIVDTPGHADFGGEVERIMKMVDGVLLVVDAFEGTMPQTRFVLKKAFEQNLTPIVVVNKVDRPGARPSEVVDEVLDLFIELGADEEQLEFPVIFASAMNGTSSLDPEVDKQEHTMKPVFDKVFETIPAPEDNSDEPLQFQVALLDYNDFLGRIGIGRVFRGTIKLGDSVEVMKLDGTTQTFRVTKLFGFIGLDRVEIEQAEAGDLIALAGMEEISVGETVADPEHPEALPVLRIDEPTLQMTFRQNDSPFAGREGKFVTARQIEDRLRRELHTDVSLRVEDTDEAGAWLVSGRGELHLSILIETMRREGFELQASRPQVIYREIDGVQSEPYESVQIDTPDEYASSVIDSLNQRKGEMLNMEAMGNGQTRLSYVAPSRGLIGYSTEFLSATRGYGIYNHTYEDYRPIVRNWEPGRRNGALVSITQGTTTNYAIMGVEDRGQMFVGAGVEVYEGMIVGMNSRDNDISVNVTKLKPQSNVRSSNKDQTSSIKTPREMGLEASLEFLNEDEYVEVTPENVRIRKDILNTSEREKYAKRRKMSQQ
- a CDS encoding DNA-directed RNA polymerase subunit epsilon; its protein translation is MIYKVYFQPTKTQNPKRESTKSLYIEAPDLPTARLAVETNTEYNVEQIEELSEAALTYEQQSLGERFKLTEF
- a CDS encoding UPF0223 family protein — translated: MKSDLNFDYPLLNGWSKDDIIKVSALYSSVAKAYEGGVEVDKLLNAYQGFKSVVTSKSEEKQLGRQFETTSEYSIYRTIQAARQTNKKVLMMEA
- a CDS encoding inositol monophosphatase family protein: MDKLPINNAQLDTLVLEWMDEIRQFILKEIKNPLTIKTKSNARDLVTNLDRTVEQMYIAKIKQLNPAARILSEEGFGDEVNNLDGPVWIIDPIDGTMNFVKQHDEYASMLAYFYDGEAQGAWIMDVVKNEVVHGGPTQGVRLNKATMEEPTENKLDQSIISFSGTHLLYDHYQYQNIARMALGYRVYGSAGISFIRLLKGQCGGFTSVLKPWDFAAGLVLCRSLGLQVETLDGQPLDMLSSNVILASQKQVMADIKMLTNTSSNL
- a CDS encoding peptide deformylase, with amino-acid sequence MYLMKDIVRDPSEVLRQQAGKVEFPLSADDQAAMHNMMEYLVISQDEELNEKYDLRPGVGLAAPQVGISKQFSAILIPEEDEQAWDDEAEDFEDSVEEEEPKYFFKGVIFNPVIIRQSVKQCALTIGEGCLSVDEDRPGYVHRSYRITVRYQDELGESHDLKLEGYPAIVFQHEIDHLKGTLYYDHIKSDEPWHQIDNAKYLG
- the rnjA gene encoding ribonuclease J1, with amino-acid sequence MAMDIDVQPNEAAVYALGGLGEIGKNTYAVQYGDDIVVIDAGVKFPEDELLGIDYVIPDYSYLVENIDKVRGLVITHGHEDHIGAIHFFLEAVNVPVYAGPLAAALITNKLEEHGLTNRTELNIIGEDDVLTFGELSVEFFRTTHSIPDTFGVAVHTPVGVIVETGDFKFDLTPTTHQPPNLQKMARLGAEGVLLLMSDSTNAERAEFSKSERWVGKTIDQLFDDITGRIIFATFASNMSRVQMATESALAHGRKIAVFGRSMDTAVRNGLALGYLDIPEDMLIDAHEANKLPPEKVLILSTGSQGEPMAALARIANGTHKQIKIHPNDTVIFSSSPIPGNTQSVNHVINLLEEAGANVIYGKINNIHTSGHGGQEEQKLMLSLMKPKYFMPVHGEYRMLKVHAGLGEAVGVPSENIFIMDNGDVLALTADSARIADHFPAADTYVDGNGIGDVGTAVLKDRQMLSQDGLVVVVATIDLKNQEITAGPDILSRGFIYMRESEELINEGRREIFKAILTAMREPNANENTIRNAVISKLQRFLFSQTKRRPLILPMFIMI